DNA from Flavobacterium aestivum:
CTACCCTATCTTCAGAAATTGGGGTTTGAGCCGAAATTTTTCGACTTATTTGAGTTTATTCTTCAATATAATTGTACTCTGCTTTTTGGCATACGGTATATATATAGTGTCCCGATTTGTATTGGTTACTATAATGGCTGTTGTTGCACAGCGAACGAAAACTAAGTTTGATGATTTGTTGGTAACCAATAAAACGGCCAAATACATTGCTTACTTGGTTCCGTTATTTTTTGTATTCAAGTCAGTTCCAGTAATTTTGGATAAGTTTGAATACTGGGAAGACTTTTTCGGAAAATTAGTTGGTATCTATATCATTCTTTTGCTTTTATGGATCATCCGAACCATTTTTAATTCCTTACGTGACTACCTAAAACTGATTCCCAGATACAGCGACAAACCAATAGATAGCTTTATTCAGGTTATCATGATTGTGCTGTGGATGTTTGGAATTGCTCTGATCATCTCAAAATTATTTGATATTGACCAAAAGGAATTATTAACTATTCTTGGAGCAGTTTCAGCAGTAATAATTTTGATTTTTAGAGATACCATTTTAGGTTTTGTGGCAAGTGTACAAGTAGCAATAAATGACATGGTACGTATAGGCGACTGGATTACAATGGATCGTTACGGTGCCGATGGTGATGTAATCGAAATTAATCTGGCAACCGTAAAAGTTCGAAATTTTGACAATACTACCACAACTATTCCAACCTATAGTTTAAGTTCAGATTCGTTTCAAAACTGGAGAGGAATGCTTAACTCAGACGGTAGACGTATCAAAAGACATATAATCATCAAAGCCAGTAGTATCCGTTTTATGCAAGATCAAGAACTCATAAATTTAAAAAGAATTGATCTTTTGAGCGCTTATATTGATACTCGAAAAGCTGAAGTGGACAATTACAATCGAAATCATAAAATTGATAAAGGCATAGCCATAAATGGTCGAAACTTGACTAATTTAGGTTTATTCCGAAAATATATTACGCAATATCTGCAACAATATCCAGGTTTGAATAAAGATATGCTAATGCTTTGCAGACAATTGCAGCCCACTCCATATGGTGTTCCGCTTGAAGTGTATGCTTTTTCTAAAGACAAACGTTTTGAAAATTATGAATATATTATGTCTGATATATTCGATCATATTTTTGCTTCTGTTCCCTATTTTGATTTAGAAATTTTCGTAATGCCGACAGAAAATATTGTAAAGCCTTAAATTTATGGAAGGAGAAAAGAATTTAGAAAAGTTGCTTAAATCAATGAGACCTTACCACAACGAAGGAGATTATGTTTTTTGTTTGGTAAATGACTTAACCACTTTTGAAAGTAATACTATTGTTATGCTTTTCAGAGAAACTGAAGGTTTTACTGTTATACTCAAAAAAGAATTGGCAGACAGTCTTAAACTGGAATATTCTTTTGTAGCCTCTTGGATTACTCTTACTGTACATTCATCACTTGAAGCAGTTGGATTAACAGCAGCATTTTCTAAAGCTTTATCTCAGGAAGGGATTAGTTGTAATGTTGTGGCGGCATTTTACCATGATCATATTTTTGTAGGCAAAAAAGACACCGATAAGGCTATGGAAATTCTTAATCGCTTTTCAGATACAACAGTTTTATAAATATTTAGTCATTCTACATAAATCTCGTATTTTTAAAAAAAACCATATACAATCTTATAGACTGCATATGGATTTCTTTCAATGATTGTTTGTATAATCTTAGCTACTCAGAACTTAGCGCCTTAGCAACTCATTTCTAACCCATTCTGTTTTTAACATATTCTATTTCGGTTTTCCCGTGAGCTTTTGGTTTACCGTCCTCTCCTAGATTTACCATAGTAGTATTATCAATAGTAATGATTGTTTCGCGAGTCATCATATTTCTGACTTCGCATTTTAACACCAATGAAGTTGTTCCAAATTTTACAACATCAAGACCTATTTCAACAATATCTCCCTGTTTAGCCGAGCTTCTGAAATTAATTTCAGACATGTGTTTGGTTACAATTCTTGGATTTTCTAATTGTATAATGGTATACAGTGCTAATTCTTCGTCAATCCAAGCCAATAATTTCCCTCCAAATAAAGTTCCGTTTGGGTTTAAGTCTTCAGGTTTTACCCATTTTCTAGTATGAAATCGCATATTTTTTTATTTAATAACGCTAATTTAAGACATTGCTAACAGTAAATTTTATATTTTTAAAGAAAAAAGCAAGATGAATCAGAGAGATATTTTTATAAAAGAAATTCGAGGGGAATCATTTGGAAATGTAAACAATCAATCATCCTCAGAAGAGCTATTTCAAAATGAAGTACTCAGACCGATTTTAAAATTACAGAACGATTTATTTATCGCTTCTTTTTTGAATTATATCAGCAAGTACAAAAGAGATTTTTATTCTAAAACTGTCGAAAACAAATTGGCAATTATAGAAAACGCGATTCAAAAAGACATCAAGTTTAGAAATGCCTTAAAAGGAATGATCATCGGGTTGTTTACGACTGATGAATACGCTCTCTATATTCAGAATTCATCCAGTCTCAACAAAAGGATGATGAATCTATTGATAGAAAGATTAAAAAGTCAAGTTCAATTATTTGATATTGAGGCTGAACAAAACGTGAATATCTCAAAATAGATTTCAATAATTGATGCAATTGAATTCTTCAATGTTTTCAACAAATTAGAATATTCTTAGGTTGATTATTTATGATCTATTATTTTGTTTCTCAATTTCATAAATGGTTTTTCAATCGTGAAATTCAATATAAATGCAGCAACAGTACAAGTTACAACACAAATTACAAGCATCAGATTAGCATCTATTTTAAAATCTTCTAAAATCTGATGTGTTATATGAATTATTCCTTTGTGTGTCAAATAGATTGCATACGAAAGTGTTGCTATAAAAGTTGTTACTTTTGAATTCCATTTGAATAAGAAACTTGTTGGACTTACTGCTCCAATAACCATAAATCCATAACCTATTGCAACTACTGGAAAACCAAAAATTGAGGAAGAATAAGATTGACTATCTTCACATAAAAAGTAAGCTCCAGTCAAAACAAGTAAGCTAAGAATTAAAAACTGATTTCCAAATTTTGATATCCTACTCCAAAGTTTTGGCAAAAACTGATAAATTCCAGCAATAGATACACCCACTAAAAGTCCGTCTAAACGGTTATAAGTTGGATAATAAATGTATTTATACCAATACATCCAGCTATATTCATTATTAATTTCCGGCAGATATAAATTATTGAAACTGTAGATTCTAATTGCAAAACCGAATAAAAATAAAACAATGATAAGCCAATAAGCTTTTTTGAACCATTTAGAAAACTGTAATGGAATCAGAATAATTGGCAGGAATAAATAAAAATGCTCTTCAACACAAAGTGACCAAGCATGCGAAAATGTTCCAAAGTCTTTTAGATTAAGTCCTAAATTCTGTGTGAAAGTCAAAAATTTCCAAACTGGAGGCAAAGATTCTTTTTCACGAAAAACTGGGAAACAAAAATATAACCCCACAGTAACCCAAAATGCCGGAATAATTCTAAAAAAGCGTTTCAAAAAGAATAATCTAAATGAAATAGCTTTCCCAAGTTTGATTTGAGCAAAAAGTTGTGAAGAAATTAAAAAACCGCTTAAAACAAAGAATAAATCTACCCCAGTCCAACCAAATTTAGCAAAACCAGGCAACCATTCTGGCTGCCCGCCACTAAGTATGAAATAATGAAATAGAAAAACAAATAAAATTGCTAATGCTCGTAAATGATCTAGTCCATAAAGTTTTTCAGGACTGTTTGTTTTTAATTTTTCTGTCAAAGTTTTTTATTATTGAATTTCGAATCTTACTACACTTTTTTGCAAGTCTATAGACTAACATTTTTTTTATCCCATTAAGCTTAAACTCATTATAAAATTACTTTGCCATTTCATTGCTTAAAACATAATAATCTTTATTCACTTCTACCTTTTCAATTTTAGAAGGGTTTGTAAATTCACTCCACTCCCCTTTTGGATTTAAAGCAACTTCATTTCCGTTTATCACAACTTTTACAGGCATATCAAAACCTGAAACAATATTTGTCCAACGGTATTTCAAAGTACTATCCTGAATGGTATATTCAAATGTTGGAATTCTAACATCTCTCAAATATTGATTGAAAA
Protein-coding regions in this window:
- a CDS encoding acyl-CoA thioesterase; amino-acid sequence: MRFHTRKWVKPEDLNPNGTLFGGKLLAWIDEELALYTIIQLENPRIVTKHMSEINFRSSAKQGDIVEIGLDVVKFGTTSLVLKCEVRNMMTRETIITIDNTTMVNLGEDGKPKAHGKTEIEYVKNRMG
- a CDS encoding ACT domain-containing protein; amino-acid sequence: MEGEKNLEKLLKSMRPYHNEGDYVFCLVNDLTTFESNTIVMLFRETEGFTVILKKELADSLKLEYSFVASWITLTVHSSLEAVGLTAAFSKALSQEGISCNVVAAFYHDHIFVGKKDTDKAMEILNRFSDTTVL
- a CDS encoding mechanosensitive ion channel family protein, which produces MNKLIHLIFSFLYPIFRNWGLSRNFSTYLSLFFNIIVLCFLAYGIYIVSRFVLVTIMAVVAQRTKTKFDDLLVTNKTAKYIAYLVPLFFVFKSVPVILDKFEYWEDFFGKLVGIYIILLLLWIIRTIFNSLRDYLKLIPRYSDKPIDSFIQVIMIVLWMFGIALIISKLFDIDQKELLTILGAVSAVIILIFRDTILGFVASVQVAINDMVRIGDWITMDRYGADGDVIEINLATVKVRNFDNTTTTIPTYSLSSDSFQNWRGMLNSDGRRIKRHIIIKASSIRFMQDQELINLKRIDLLSAYIDTRKAEVDNYNRNHKIDKGIAINGRNLTNLGLFRKYITQYLQQYPGLNKDMLMLCRQLQPTPYGVPLEVYAFSKDKRFENYEYIMSDIFDHIFASVPYFDLEIFVMPTENIVKP
- a CDS encoding glyoxalase gives rise to the protein MNQRDIFIKEIRGESFGNVNNQSSSEELFQNEVLRPILKLQNDLFIASFLNYISKYKRDFYSKTVENKLAIIENAIQKDIKFRNALKGMIIGLFTTDEYALYIQNSSSLNKRMMNLLIERLKSQVQLFDIEAEQNVNISK
- a CDS encoding acyltransferase family protein, with amino-acid sequence MTEKLKTNSPEKLYGLDHLRALAILFVFLFHYFILSGGQPEWLPGFAKFGWTGVDLFFVLSGFLISSQLFAQIKLGKAISFRLFFLKRFFRIIPAFWVTVGLYFCFPVFREKESLPPVWKFLTFTQNLGLNLKDFGTFSHAWSLCVEEHFYLFLPIILIPLQFSKWFKKAYWLIIVLFLFGFAIRIYSFNNLYLPEINNEYSWMYWYKYIYYPTYNRLDGLLVGVSIAGIYQFLPKLWSRISKFGNQFLILSLLVLTGAYFLCEDSQSYSSSIFGFPVVAIGYGFMVIGAVSPTSFLFKWNSKVTTFIATLSYAIYLTHKGIIHITHQILEDFKIDANLMLVICVVTCTVAAFILNFTIEKPFMKLRNKIIDHK